A window from Salvia miltiorrhiza cultivar Shanhuang (shh) chromosome 2, IMPLAD_Smil_shh, whole genome shotgun sequence encodes these proteins:
- the LOC131013122 gene encoding protein ELF4-LIKE 4-like, whose amino-acid sequence MEDDIFSSIAASGQIEPKFQQRFQKNFVLVQNILDQNRLLINEINQNHESKIPDKLTRNVGLIRELNNNIRRVVDLYSHLSDSARSMETLSEGESAGTTKSDGRGGLKRVRSGN is encoded by the coding sequence ATGGAAGACGATATATTTTCGAGCATTGCAGCTAGTGGACAGATTGAGCCTAAGTTTCAACAAAGATTTCAGAAAAACTTTGTGCTGGTCCAGAACATTTTGGACCAGAACAGGTTGTTGATAAATGAGATCAACCAGAACCACGAGTCGAAGATCCCAGACAAGTTGACGCGTAATGTGGGACTAATTCGTGAGCTCAACAACAACATTAGACGGGTGGTTGACCTATACAGCCATCTCTCCGACTCTGCCAGATCAATGGAAACCTTGTCTGAAGGGGAGTCGGCTGGGACAACTAAGTCCGATGGGAGAGGTGGACTAAAGAGAGTTAGGTCTGGCAATTGA